In a single window of the Cupriavidus basilensis genome:
- a CDS encoding alpha/beta fold hydrolase encodes MTQAIYSSTKNRQAAPRTRAPIRLGRLGWQLAELLYPAGVARALEHAWFRPPHGNGPDSAGRELLDRARADWALVTGQGASRRVRVYRWGSTGPTVLLAHGWGGHAAQWQPLVAPLLAAGMRVVAFDALSHGSSDAGARGASQTSVVEMSHSLLATAWHAGPIHAVIAHSLGSAALALAVREGLHLQAAVMIGPPADMHTAAATLAWQLGIGPGVLARMQRNSERWLGMPWSAFNVPAIGRARPVPPTLVIHDRQDKEVGWESGAAIAGAWPGAQLMATDGLGHRRVLHDAQVIARAVSFIHGAANAPGLAEATRRMPAQADA; translated from the coding sequence GTGACGCAAGCGATTTACTCATCCACCAAGAACCGCCAGGCAGCGCCGAGAACCAGGGCGCCAATACGCTTGGGGCGCCTTGGCTGGCAATTGGCCGAGCTGCTTTATCCGGCCGGCGTAGCGCGCGCGCTCGAACACGCTTGGTTCCGTCCGCCCCATGGCAACGGCCCGGATAGCGCTGGGCGCGAGCTGCTTGACCGTGCACGCGCGGACTGGGCGCTCGTGACCGGCCAGGGAGCGAGCCGGCGTGTGCGCGTCTATCGATGGGGCAGCACCGGGCCGACGGTCTTGCTGGCCCACGGCTGGGGTGGCCATGCCGCCCAGTGGCAGCCGCTGGTTGCGCCGCTGCTGGCGGCTGGCATGCGCGTGGTCGCCTTTGACGCACTATCGCACGGCAGCTCCGACGCGGGTGCGCGCGGCGCCAGCCAGACTTCTGTTGTGGAAATGTCACATTCGCTGTTGGCCACGGCGTGGCACGCCGGCCCGATCCACGCGGTGATTGCGCATTCGCTTGGCAGCGCCGCCCTGGCGCTGGCCGTGCGCGAGGGCCTGCATCTACAGGCTGCCGTGATGATCGGCCCGCCGGCCGACATGCACACTGCCGCCGCGACATTGGCCTGGCAGCTCGGCATTGGCCCCGGCGTACTGGCCCGTATGCAGCGCAACAGCGAGCGCTGGCTGGGCATGCCGTGGTCTGCCTTCAACGTCCCCGCCATCGGGCGCGCCCGCCCGGTGCCGCCCACGCTGGTGATCCACGACCGGCAAGACAAGGAAGTAGGCTGGGAAAGCGGCGCGGCCATTGCCGGTGCGTGGCCTGGCGCGCAGTTGATGGCAACGGACGGACTGGGCCATCGCCGTGTCCTGCACGACGCGCAGGTCATCGCGCGGGCGGTATCGTTTATCCACGGCGCCGCGAACGCGCCCGGGCTTGCCGAGGCAACTCGCAGGATGCCAGCCCAGGCCGATGCCTGA
- a CDS encoding AMP-binding protein, protein MAEWLGVSGLMAALAQRSHVVAHGAAGATTAPEFVRRVAAWRQAFSAAPGKSWALYIESTTEFAAALLGAWHAGKHVVLPGDTRAETLAALRERADGCAGELPDGLRPQASIEPVDCMDWPALAPRDTLVTMFTSGSTGAPGAIVKHLSQLDAEVQALQEAFGAALPAQVRVLATVSHQHIYGLLFCVLWPLAAARAMPADRLAFHEEIVRACGDAPALLVTSPAHLRRMPQALDWSAARAVLRAVFSSGGPLPPEAATDALRHLGQAPIEVFGSSETGGIAWRQRARHEDRWTPLPGVQWRLQDGFLEVCSAHLPDDGWFLCADHVLPAADGGFTLAGRADHIVKIEEKRVSLTQVEQALAASPLVREARVVLLELDVGTRLGAVVVPSESGAAMLDGQGRAALLAALRARLADAVDAVALPRRWSFAEALPCNAQGKTTQAMLRDVFRRVLPAVRWQAAQDALSAAAELEVSEDLAVFDGHFPGSPIVPGVAQVDWVMALAPERLPVPPRARFRRIEILKFQAVITPGTLVHMTLAWQPERSALAFRLSSARGPHASGRIIFGEADV, encoded by the coding sequence ATGGCTGAGTGGCTGGGCGTAAGCGGGTTGATGGCGGCGCTGGCCCAGCGCTCGCATGTGGTCGCGCATGGCGCGGCCGGCGCGACCACCGCACCGGAGTTCGTGCGGCGCGTGGCCGCCTGGCGGCAAGCGTTTTCCGCCGCGCCGGGGAAGTCCTGGGCGCTCTACATCGAATCGACCACCGAGTTCGCGGCGGCGCTGCTGGGCGCCTGGCACGCGGGCAAGCACGTGGTGCTGCCCGGCGACACGCGCGCCGAAACGCTGGCGGCATTGCGCGAGCGCGCCGATGGCTGCGCCGGCGAGTTGCCCGATGGCCTGCGGCCGCAAGCATCGATCGAGCCGGTCGACTGCATGGACTGGCCTGCGCTGGCGCCGCGCGACACGCTGGTGACAATGTTTACCTCGGGTTCCACCGGCGCGCCCGGCGCCATCGTCAAGCACCTGTCGCAGCTCGACGCGGAAGTGCAGGCGCTGCAAGAAGCGTTCGGCGCGGCGCTGCCGGCGCAGGTGAGGGTGCTGGCAACGGTGTCGCACCAGCATATCTACGGCCTGCTGTTTTGCGTGCTGTGGCCGCTTGCCGCAGCGCGCGCCATGCCGGCGGACCGACTCGCCTTCCATGAGGAAATCGTGCGCGCATGCGGCGATGCGCCCGCGCTGCTGGTCACCAGCCCGGCACACCTGCGGCGCATGCCGCAGGCGCTCGACTGGTCTGCCGCCCGCGCCGTGCTGCGCGCCGTGTTTTCGTCGGGCGGGCCTTTGCCGCCGGAGGCCGCCACCGACGCGTTGCGCCATCTGGGGCAAGCCCCCATCGAAGTGTTCGGCAGCTCCGAAACCGGCGGCATCGCCTGGCGCCAGCGTGCCCGCCATGAAGACCGCTGGACGCCGCTGCCCGGTGTGCAATGGCGCTTGCAGGACGGCTTCCTGGAGGTGTGCTCCGCGCACCTTCCGGATGACGGCTGGTTCCTGTGCGCGGACCATGTGCTGCCCGCCGCGGATGGCGGCTTCACCCTGGCGGGCCGGGCCGACCACATCGTCAAGATCGAGGAAAAGCGCGTATCGCTGACCCAGGTCGAGCAGGCGCTGGCCGCGTCGCCGCTGGTGCGCGAGGCGCGCGTGGTGCTGCTGGAGCTGGATGTCGGCACGCGCCTTGGCGCCGTGGTGGTGCCCAGCGAGAGCGGCGCGGCCATGCTGGACGGGCAGGGCCGCGCGGCCCTGCTTGCCGCGCTGCGCGCCCGCCTTGCGGATGCCGTGGACGCGGTGGCGTTGCCGCGGCGCTGGAGCTTTGCCGAGGCGCTGCCCTGCAACGCGCAGGGCAAGACCACGCAAGCCATGCTGCGCGACGTGTTCCGCCGCGTGCTGCCGGCCGTGCGCTGGCAGGCCGCACAGGACGCGCTGTCCGCCGCCGCCGAGCTGGAGGTCAGCGAGGACCTGGCCGTGTTCGACGGGCATTTCCCGGGCAGCCCCATCGTGCCGGGCGTGGCCCAGGTCGACTGGGTGATGGCGCTGGCGCCGGAGCGCCTGCCGGTGCCGCCGCGCGCGCGCTTTCGCCGGATCGAGATACTCAAGTTCCAGGCTGTGATCACGCCCGGCACCCTGGTGCACATGACGCTGGCCTGGCAGCCCGAGCGCAGCGCGCTGGCCTTTCGCCTGAGCTCGGCGCGCGGCCCGCACGCCAGCGGGCGCATCATTTTTGGAGAGGCGGATGTTTAA
- a CDS encoding helix-turn-helix domain-containing protein, giving the protein MNSTAVPRGASEPFRQLRALRRARKLKQEDVARKAGISREAYLRAESGQADPRMSTFLAACEALGLEVVLAPQHLAADVNAFIASRNGGVTAASMAGQAPAATPTAASPAPATPVSTGFASSPGEGHKPA; this is encoded by the coding sequence ATGAACAGTACAGCCGTGCCTAGAGGCGCTAGCGAACCGTTCCGGCAACTGCGGGCGTTGCGCCGAGCGCGAAAGCTCAAGCAGGAAGACGTCGCCCGTAAGGCCGGGATCTCCCGGGAAGCTTACTTGCGGGCAGAATCGGGTCAGGCCGACCCCCGCATGTCGACCTTCCTAGCGGCTTGCGAGGCGCTTGGCCTGGAAGTGGTGCTGGCTCCCCAGCATCTTGCAGCCGACGTCAACGCGTTTATTGCCAGCCGCAATGGTGGCGTCACGGCCGCTTCCATGGCCGGGCAGGCGCCTGCCGCAACGCCTACCGCCGCGAGTCCTGCACCGGCCACCCCGGTCAGCACAGGCTTCGCGTCGAGCCCGGGCGAAGGTCACAAGCCAGCCTGA
- a CDS encoding acyl carrier protein, which produces MTHDEIFARVAAVLEETFEIDPARIRPEARLYDDLDIDSIDAVDLLVKLKPMLNKPIKPEQFKAVRTVQDVVQALALLIDSPATA; this is translated from the coding sequence ATGACCCATGACGAAATCTTTGCGCGGGTGGCCGCGGTGCTCGAGGAAACCTTCGAGATCGACCCGGCCCGCATTCGTCCCGAAGCCCGTCTCTACGACGACCTGGACATCGACAGCATCGACGCGGTCGACCTGCTGGTGAAGCTCAAGCCGATGCTGAACAAGCCGATCAAGCCGGAGCAGTTCAAGGCCGTGCGCACCGTGCAGGACGTGGTGCAGGCGCTGGCCTTGCTGATCGACTCGCCCGCCACGGCCTGA
- a CDS encoding beta-ketoacyl synthase chain length factor, with amino-acid sequence MEFGIRAWAACAAQLETQQAWQAWSRAPWLPKGDALPTLAAMAPMLRRRITALGRAALHPAYACQPGVDGIPVIFASRHGDTLRPLQMLGDLADGEPLSPTAFGLSVHNAIGALYSIDRGDPGNLQALAAGRDTVEAAVVEACGLLADGAPEVLLVHYEAPLPEAYAVFADEPECLFGWAWRVGMPQAGQPVFSLEVVGEALPGAAGVPLPHGLEVLRFMLSGDTELRHAGERAGWRWQRHG; translated from the coding sequence ATGGAATTTGGTATTCGCGCATGGGCGGCATGTGCAGCACAACTAGAGACGCAGCAAGCCTGGCAGGCCTGGAGCCGCGCGCCCTGGCTGCCCAAAGGCGACGCATTGCCCACGCTGGCCGCCATGGCCCCGATGCTGCGCCGCAGGATCACCGCGCTGGGCCGCGCGGCCTTGCACCCCGCCTACGCCTGCCAGCCGGGCGTGGACGGCATTCCCGTCATCTTCGCATCGCGCCACGGCGACACCCTGCGCCCGCTGCAAATGCTCGGCGACCTTGCCGACGGCGAGCCGTTGTCGCCCACGGCCTTCGGCCTGTCCGTGCACAACGCCATCGGCGCGCTGTATTCGATCGACCGGGGCGATCCGGGCAACCTGCAAGCCCTGGCCGCGGGCCGCGATACGGTGGAGGCGGCGGTGGTGGAAGCGTGCGGCCTGCTGGCCGACGGCGCCCCGGAAGTCTTGCTGGTGCACTACGAGGCGCCGCTGCCCGAGGCCTATGCCGTCTTCGCGGACGAGCCGGAGTGCCTGTTCGGGTGGGCGTGGCGGGTCGGCATGCCGCAGGCGGGGCAACCGGTGTTCAGTCTTGAAGTGGTGGGGGAGGCCCTGCCGGGCGCCGCCGGCGTGCCGCTGCCGCATGGGCTGGAGGTGCTGCGCTTCATGCTGTCCGGCGACACCGAATTGCGCCACGCCGGGGAGCGTGCGGGCTGGAGGTGGCAGCGGCATGGTTGA
- the hmgA gene encoding homogentisate 1,2-dioxygenase: MTQTQLNVVNVTGQAPDHGTPGYQSGFANEFATEALPGALPVGQNSPQRAPYGLYAEQISGTAFTAPRAHNRRSWCYRIRPAAMHEPFTRVEQSRIVSHFDAVPPSPNQMRWSPPAMPMEPTDFVDGIITMAGNGGPEAMSGCGIHLYLANRSMTDRFFYNADGEMLIVPQQGRLRLATEMGLLDVEPQEIVVIPRGVRFRVELPDGEARGYICENYGALFRLPDLGVIGSNGLANPRDFLTPHAWYEDREGDFELVAKFQGNLWRAAIGHSPLDVVAWHGNYAPYKYDLRRFNTIGSISFDHPDPSIFLVLQSPSDTPGVDSIDFVIFGPRWLAMQNTFRPPWFHRNIASEFMGLIEGVYDAKADGFSPGGASLHNCMSGHGPDAETFAKATAADTSQPHRIGDTMAFMFETPAVIRPTPYAAESAQLQDDYYRCWQGLKKHFNPSER, encoded by the coding sequence ATGACGCAGACGCAATTGAACGTTGTGAACGTGACAGGGCAGGCGCCCGACCACGGCACGCCCGGCTACCAATCCGGCTTTGCCAACGAGTTCGCCACCGAGGCATTGCCCGGTGCGCTGCCGGTGGGGCAGAACTCGCCCCAGCGCGCGCCATATGGCCTGTATGCCGAGCAGATTTCCGGTACGGCGTTTACCGCGCCGCGCGCGCACAACCGGCGCAGCTGGTGCTATCGCATCCGTCCGGCGGCGATGCATGAGCCGTTCACGCGGGTCGAGCAGTCGCGCATCGTCAGCCATTTCGATGCGGTGCCGCCATCGCCCAACCAGATGCGCTGGAGCCCGCCGGCGATGCCTATGGAGCCCACCGACTTTGTCGACGGCATCATCACCATGGCCGGCAACGGCGGCCCGGAGGCCATGTCGGGTTGCGGGATCCATCTGTACCTGGCCAACCGGTCGATGACGGATCGCTTCTTCTACAACGCAGACGGCGAGATGCTGATCGTGCCGCAGCAGGGCAGGCTGCGCCTGGCGACCGAGATGGGCCTGCTGGACGTCGAGCCGCAGGAGATCGTGGTGATCCCGCGCGGCGTGCGTTTTCGTGTGGAACTGCCGGATGGCGAGGCGCGCGGCTATATCTGCGAAAACTACGGCGCCTTGTTCCGCCTGCCCGACCTGGGCGTCATCGGCTCCAATGGCCTTGCCAATCCGCGCGACTTCCTCACGCCGCATGCATGGTACGAGGATCGTGAGGGCGATTTCGAGCTGGTGGCGAAGTTCCAGGGCAACCTGTGGCGCGCCGCGATCGGGCACTCGCCGCTGGATGTGGTGGCCTGGCATGGCAATTACGCGCCGTACAAGTACGACCTGCGCCGCTTCAATACCATTGGCTCGATCAGCTTCGATCACCCGGATCCGTCGATTTTCCTGGTGCTGCAAAGCCCGTCCGACACCCCGGGCGTGGACAGCATCGATTTCGTCATCTTTGGCCCGCGCTGGCTGGCGATGCAGAACACCTTCCGCCCGCCCTGGTTCCACCGCAACATCGCCAGTGAGTTCATGGGCCTGATCGAGGGTGTCTACGATGCCAAGGCCGATGGCTTCTCGCCGGGTGGCGCCAGCCTGCACAATTGCATGAGCGGCCACGGCCCGGATGCGGAGACGTTCGCCAAGGCCACTGCCGCGGATACCTCGCAGCCGCACCGTATCGGCGATACCATGGCGTTCATGTTCGAGACGCCGGCCGTGATCCGGCCGACGCCGTATGCAGCGGAATCGGCGCAGTTACAGGACGACTACTACAGGTGCTGGCAAGGCCTGAAGAAGCATTTCAACCCCAGCGAGCGCTGA
- the fahA gene encoding fumarylacetoacetase, with amino-acid sequence MTTVQQSWIESANDGVTHFPLQNLPYGIFSPNGQGPRVGVAIGDFILDLSVLDEAGLLPASVKGVFGGATLNAFIALGKPAWTETRQRLTSMLAADDTTLHPKSALHEQALVPMAWATLHLPVDIPGYTDFYSSREHATNVGRMFRDPENALLPNWLEIPIGYNGRASSVVVSGTELRRPKGQIKPPNAPRPVFTACQKLDYELEMAFIVGKPSTLGEPVSTAAAAGHMFGMVILNDWSARDIQQWEYVPLGPFNSKGFGTSISPWVVTMDALEPFRRDNPVQSPEPLAYLQQPERNAYDIALEVSLRPEGAAQATTVCRTNFKAMYWTMVQQLAHHTVSGCNVRVGDLMGSGTISGTTPDSYGSLLELTRNGAEPLTLADGSKRGFLEDGDEVIMAGWCQGDGYRVGFGEVAGKILPAL; translated from the coding sequence ATGACCACTGTCCAGCAGAGTTGGATCGAATCCGCCAATGATGGCGTCACGCATTTCCCGCTGCAGAACCTGCCCTACGGCATCTTTTCCCCGAACGGTCAGGGTCCGCGCGTAGGCGTCGCCATCGGCGACTTCATTCTCGACCTGTCCGTACTGGACGAGGCGGGCCTGCTGCCCGCCTCCGTCAAGGGCGTGTTTGGCGGCGCCACGCTCAACGCCTTCATCGCGCTCGGCAAGCCGGCATGGACGGAAACCCGCCAGCGCCTGACGTCCATGCTGGCGGCGGACGACACCACCTTGCATCCCAAGTCGGCCCTGCATGAGCAGGCCCTGGTGCCGATGGCCTGGGCTACCTTGCACCTGCCGGTGGACATCCCCGGCTACACCGATTTCTACTCCTCGCGCGAGCACGCCACCAACGTGGGCCGCATGTTCCGCGATCCGGAAAATGCGCTGCTGCCCAACTGGCTGGAGATTCCCATCGGCTACAACGGCCGCGCCAGCTCGGTGGTGGTGAGCGGCACGGAACTGCGCCGCCCGAAGGGGCAGATCAAGCCGCCGAACGCGCCGCGCCCGGTCTTTACGGCTTGCCAGAAGCTCGACTACGAACTGGAAATGGCCTTCATCGTCGGCAAGCCGTCGACCCTGGGCGAGCCGGTCAGCACCGCTGCGGCCGCCGGGCACATGTTCGGCATGGTGATCCTCAATGACTGGAGCGCGCGCGATATCCAGCAGTGGGAGTACGTGCCGCTGGGCCCGTTCAACAGCAAGGGCTTCGGCACCTCGATCTCCCCATGGGTGGTCACCATGGACGCGCTCGAGCCGTTCCGCCGCGACAATCCGGTGCAATCGCCCGAGCCGCTTGCGTATCTGCAGCAGCCCGAGCGCAACGCCTATGACATCGCGCTGGAAGTTTCGCTGCGCCCTGAAGGCGCCGCGCAGGCCACCACCGTCTGCCGCACCAACTTTAAGGCCATGTACTGGACCATGGTCCAGCAACTGGCGCACCACACCGTGTCCGGCTGCAACGTTCGTGTGGGCGACCTGATGGGCTCCGGCACCATCAGCGGCACCACGCCGGATTCCTACGGCAGCCTGCTGGAGCTGACCCGTAACGGTGCCGAGCCCTTGACGCTGGCCGACGGCAGCAAGCGCGGTTTCCTGGAGGATGGCGACGAAGTGATCATGGCCGGCTGGTGCCAGGGCGACGGCTATCGCGTCGGCTTTGGCGAGGTGGCAGGGAAGATCCTGCCCGCGCTGTAA
- a CDS encoding TetR/AcrR family transcriptional regulator: MSLATLAADTSMSKSGLYAHFKSKEALQQAVLALALERFSDIVIRPAMRLPRGTRRVQALFEGYMLWLGGSVNKGRCLFMALGQEYRDRPGAVRDQVVQSLKDWHSLIARAVTDAIEEGDLSPAQDARQFAFEMVGIGMSFQQSYKLLGREDTETMARRAFEALLRRAELAQPVRK; encoded by the coding sequence TTGTCGCTCGCCACATTGGCCGCCGACACCAGCATGTCCAAGAGCGGGCTTTACGCGCATTTCAAGTCCAAGGAAGCCTTGCAGCAGGCAGTTTTGGCGCTCGCCCTGGAGCGCTTTTCGGACATCGTCATCAGGCCGGCCATGCGCCTGCCTCGCGGCACGCGCCGGGTGCAAGCCCTCTTCGAAGGGTACATGCTCTGGCTCGGCGGATCCGTCAATAAAGGCCGCTGCCTGTTCATGGCGCTAGGCCAGGAATACCGCGACCGGCCCGGTGCCGTCAGGGATCAGGTGGTGCAATCGCTGAAAGACTGGCATAGCCTCATCGCCAGGGCCGTGACCGACGCGATCGAGGAAGGCGATCTGTCCCCGGCACAAGACGCGCGGCAGTTCGCCTTCGAGATGGTCGGCATCGGCATGTCCTTTCAACAGTCTTACAAGCTGCTGGGTCGTGAAGACACCGAGACCATGGCCCGCCGGGCGTTCGAGGCGCTGCTCCGCCGCGCCGAGCTTGCGCAACCCGTGCGCAAGTAG
- a CDS encoding phosphopantetheine-binding protein, translating into MKALEQEIKELIISSLSLEDIGVDDIDADAPLFIEGLGLDSIDALELGLALQKRYGVTMNGDKEDMRARFASVTALATFVASQRAGQASA; encoded by the coding sequence GTGAAGGCGCTTGAGCAAGAAATCAAGGAACTGATCATTTCATCGTTGTCGCTGGAGGATATCGGCGTGGACGATATCGACGCCGACGCACCGCTGTTCATCGAGGGGCTGGGCCTGGATTCGATCGATGCGCTCGAACTCGGGCTGGCGCTGCAAAAGCGCTACGGCGTGACCATGAACGGCGACAAGGAAGACATGCGCGCGCGCTTTGCCAGCGTGACAGCGCTGGCCACGTTCGTCGCATCTCAGCGCGCCGGCCAGGCTTCTGCCTGA
- a CDS encoding zinc-binding alcohol dehydrogenase family protein — MKAVGLTRYLPIDDPQSLVDVEIATPVPEGRDLLVKVAAISVNPVDAKVRAPKDKIEPATRVLGWDAAGTVAAVGPDVTLFKVGDPVFYAGSITRPGANSEFHLVDERIVGHKPASLDFAQAAALPLTAITAWEALFDRLGVSPQGEHAGRSVLVIGGAGGVGSIGIQLAKTLAGLTVIATASRPESAAWCRELGADHTIDHHGDMPAQLRQLGFAEVDYILCFNDTDRHFAAMATAIAPQGKICSIVENSGPLAVGDLKSKSATFVWEFMFTRSMFGTPDMIEQYRLLNEVARLIDAGRLRTTLGENLGRIDAANLRRAHAMLESGRTIGKLVLEGF; from the coding sequence ATGAAAGCCGTTGGCCTGACCCGTTACCTGCCGATCGACGACCCGCAATCCCTGGTCGACGTGGAAATCGCCACCCCCGTGCCGGAAGGACGCGACCTGCTGGTCAAGGTGGCGGCGATCTCTGTCAATCCTGTGGATGCCAAGGTGCGCGCGCCCAAGGACAAGATCGAGCCCGCCACGCGCGTGCTCGGATGGGATGCGGCGGGCACAGTGGCCGCGGTGGGCCCGGATGTCACCCTGTTCAAGGTGGGCGACCCGGTCTTCTACGCTGGCAGCATTACCCGGCCTGGCGCCAATAGCGAGTTTCACCTGGTGGATGAACGCATCGTCGGCCATAAGCCGGCATCGCTCGATTTTGCCCAGGCTGCCGCGTTGCCGCTGACCGCCATTACGGCCTGGGAAGCCTTGTTCGATCGCCTGGGCGTCTCGCCGCAGGGCGAGCATGCCGGGCGTTCGGTGCTGGTCATCGGCGGGGCAGGTGGCGTGGGCTCCATCGGCATCCAGCTGGCCAAGACGCTGGCAGGGCTGACGGTCATCGCCACCGCGTCGCGGCCGGAGTCGGCTGCCTGGTGCCGCGAGCTGGGCGCTGACCACACCATCGACCACCATGGCGACATGCCGGCCCAGTTGCGCCAGCTCGGGTTTGCCGAGGTCGACTACATCCTGTGTTTTAACGACACGGACCGCCACTTTGCTGCCATGGCGACCGCGATTGCGCCGCAAGGCAAGATCTGCTCGATCGTGGAGAACAGCGGCCCGCTGGCCGTGGGCGACCTGAAGAGCAAAAGCGCCACCTTTGTGTGGGAGTTCATGTTCACCCGCTCGATGTTTGGCACGCCGGACATGATCGAGCAGTATCGCTTGCTCAACGAGGTGGCACGGCTGATCGATGCCGGACGGCTGCGGACCACGCTGGGCGAGAACCTCGGGCGGATCGACGCGGCCAACCTGCGCCGCGCCCATGCCATGCTCGAGAGCGGGCGGACCATCGGCAAGCTGGTGCTGGAGGGGTTCTGA
- a CDS encoding DUF2783 domain-containing protein: protein MPLSTDPNLARPDDFYEALIDMHRDLTDAQSQAANAQLILLLANHIGDLAVLQEAMELARAGVLDSSKAKSQA from the coding sequence ATGCCGCTGAGTACCGACCCCAACCTTGCCCGTCCGGACGACTTCTACGAGGCGCTGATCGACATGCATCGCGATCTCACCGACGCGCAGAGCCAGGCCGCCAACGCGCAACTGATCCTGCTGCTGGCCAACCACATCGGCGATCTTGCTGTCCTGCAGGAAGCCATGGAGCTTGCCCGCGCGGGCGTGCTCGATTCATCGAAAGCGAAATCGCAAGCGTAA
- a CDS encoding lysophospholipid acyltransferase family protein, producing the protein MVERLDRAWRVCATGLCFSSFGVGGLVLRVMVFPLLTVLLWSSARRQRVCKNVVHYAFRLFLWLMRSVGVIRYEVRHPERLRRQGLLIVANHPSLIDVVFLIALTRQADCVVRSGLAHNPFTRGPVRATGYVCNDSGAGMVDDCIASLRAGNNLVIFPEGTRTPLHGPLRLQRGAANVAVRGGFALTPVVIRCEPPTLTKGEKWYRVPARRPRYIIDVREDVSVAQMVPSGLDDALAVRHLTQSLSEFFSREVRREGA; encoded by the coding sequence ATGGTTGAGCGTCTGGACCGGGCCTGGCGCGTCTGCGCGACCGGGCTGTGCTTCTCCAGCTTCGGCGTTGGCGGCCTTGTGCTGCGAGTGATGGTGTTCCCGTTGCTTACCGTCTTGCTGTGGTCTTCGGCGCGCCGGCAGCGGGTTTGCAAGAACGTGGTGCATTACGCGTTCCGGCTTTTCCTGTGGCTGATGCGCTCGGTCGGGGTGATCCGCTACGAGGTGCGGCATCCTGAGCGGCTGCGCCGCCAGGGCTTGCTGATCGTGGCCAACCATCCGTCGCTGATCGATGTCGTCTTTCTGATCGCGCTGACGCGCCAGGCCGATTGCGTGGTGCGCTCCGGCCTGGCCCACAACCCGTTTACGCGTGGCCCGGTGCGCGCCACCGGCTACGTCTGCAATGACTCCGGCGCGGGCATGGTGGATGACTGCATTGCCTCGCTGCGCGCGGGCAATAATCTCGTCATCTTCCCCGAGGGCACGCGCACGCCGTTGCACGGCCCGCTGCGCCTGCAACGGGGTGCGGCCAATGTCGCGGTGCGCGGCGGCTTTGCGCTGACGCCCGTGGTGATCCGGTGCGAGCCGCCCACGCTCACCAAGGGTGAGAAGTGGTACCGCGTGCCGGCCCGCAGGCCTCGTTACATCATTGACGTGCGAGAGGATGTCAGTGTCGCCCAGATGGTGCCGTCCGGACTGGACGACGCGCTGGCGGTACGGCACCTGACCCAATCGCTATCCGAGTTTTTTTCCAGGGAGGTTCGCCGTGAAGGCGCTTGA
- a CDS encoding membrane protein — protein MPVRKLLLGVLTLCYPVAIYFGLQHWSPRVMALALVALALLRALTSRQAGWRLLAVAAAVLAAIVAASNHALPLKLYPVLVNAAMLGLFGWSLRHPPSLVERLARLREPDLPPSGVAYTRRVTQAWCVFFVCNGTVAALTAVLASDRIWALYNGGIAYGLIGAMFAGEWLVRQRVMARGRHG, from the coding sequence ATGCCCGTGCGCAAATTGCTGCTCGGCGTGTTGACGCTGTGCTATCCGGTGGCGATCTACTTCGGCCTGCAGCATTGGTCGCCGCGCGTGATGGCGCTGGCGCTGGTGGCACTGGCGCTGTTGCGCGCCCTGACCAGCCGCCAGGCCGGCTGGCGGCTGCTTGCCGTGGCCGCCGCCGTGCTGGCCGCGATCGTGGCCGCGTCCAACCACGCGTTGCCCCTCAAGCTATACCCCGTGCTGGTCAATGCCGCGATGCTGGGCTTGTTTGGCTGGAGCCTGCGGCACCCGCCCAGCCTGGTGGAGCGGCTGGCGCGGCTGCGCGAGCCGGACCTGCCGCCCTCGGGCGTGGCGTACACGCGCCGCGTGACGCAAGCCTGGTGCGTGTTCTTCGTGTGCAACGGCACGGTAGCCGCGCTGACCGCCGTGCTGGCCAGCGACCGGATCTGGGCGCTTTACAACGGTGGCATCGCCTACGGCTTGATCGGTGCCATGTTCGCCGGCGAATGGCTGGTGCGCCAGCGTGTGATGGCAAGGGGGCGGCATGGCTGA